The following coding sequences are from one Candidatus Hydrogenedens sp. window:
- the hrcA gene encoding heat-inducible transcriptional repressor HrcA, whose protein sequence is MNTKFPPLNERERTVLEAVVHIYITTAEPVGSRTVVKKLGLNLSPATIRNVMADLEEMGYLTQVHTSSGRVPTDMGYKYYVTHLMKVQELTLAEREHIKQELTKKMDSADQILRQTSHLLALASHQAGLAELPAESTAVIRHVELVPLLERQVAILIVDSFGCVHTSSVILDSTVSTQLLESLNKFLNESLLNVSIDNIYPVVRESLRKFFDERRKLVELALKILTQVEPPANQMFLDGTNNLFDQPEFQESTKVRSIIGIMEDPSPLVKALRESLARSENQKRTVLIGSETMMNNINEFGIIASPYRLEEQEEPAGFIGILGPKRMPYERLSSIVDYTAGMVGKMLSRLWR, encoded by the coding sequence ATGAATACAAAATTTCCTCCATTAAATGAACGAGAACGAACTGTTTTAGAAGCCGTTGTGCATATATACATTACAACAGCGGAACCGGTAGGCTCCAGAACTGTTGTAAAGAAATTAGGCTTAAATTTGAGCCCGGCAACAATTCGCAATGTAATGGCAGACTTGGAGGAGATGGGTTATCTTACACAGGTTCATACAAGTTCCGGTAGAGTTCCTACAGATATGGGTTATAAATACTACGTTACACACTTGATGAAGGTTCAGGAGTTAACATTAGCAGAGCGTGAACACATCAAACAGGAATTAACAAAAAAAATGGACTCTGCAGACCAGATTCTTCGCCAGACAAGCCATTTATTGGCTTTGGCAAGTCATCAGGCGGGTTTGGCAGAACTTCCAGCTGAAAGTACCGCAGTCATCCGTCATGTAGAATTAGTACCTCTATTAGAACGACAAGTGGCTATCTTGATAGTAGATAGTTTTGGATGTGTTCACACTTCTTCTGTTATTCTGGACAGTACAGTGTCTACACAACTTTTAGAATCGCTGAATAAATTCTTAAACGAATCCTTATTGAATGTTTCAATAGATAATATTTATCCTGTTGTTCGTGAAAGTTTAAGAAAATTCTTCGATGAACGAAGAAAATTAGTTGAATTAGCATTGAAAATTCTGACACAGGTGGAACCTCCAGCCAATCAGATGTTTTTAGATGGAACTAATAATTTGTTTGACCAGCCTGAATTTCAGGAGTCAACAAAGGTAAGAAGTATTATCGGTATCATGGAAGACCCCTCTCCCTTAGTAAAAGCGTTAAGAGAATCGTTAGCTCGTTCAGAAAACCAAAAAAGAACCGTACTAATCGGTTCAGAAACGATGATGAATAATATTAATGAATTTGGAATTATTGCATCTCCTTATCGGTTAGAGGAACAGGAGGAGCCTGCAGGTTTCATTGGCATTCTGGGACCCAAACGAATGCCTTATGAAAGGCTCTCTTCCATTGTAGATTACACAGCGGGAATGGTAGGCAAAATGTTATCCCGACTGTGGCGTTAA
- a CDS encoding Gfo/Idh/MocA family oxidoreductase yields MKRRSFLKLAVGAPLIVKSSVIRAQGIPPSEQVIIGVIGIGGRSHELIHTLFNIPAARIVAACDCFKPRIDSAMSSVGEKNGWHAYTNPLEMLDKEKLDGVVVSTTTHSRAWISAHAMVRGMDVYMEKPMALTVEEGRTLVKMARKYKRVTQVGTQQRSIPLNNWASDLVKKGAIGKLKKVISANFVSPLRWNENTQYPESPYTNEPWWDLWTNQAVFRPYHEDLHRGWAKWWDYDGGGTSFGVTGWGAHAYDQIQRGLGTDTTGPMEIILEEPVKELPAGLFEEREIKPEETGASYYPMTKGIVGPRAKVRMRYENGVELELYYDSDRGPGLGCIFMGENGSIEINRDAVSSNPPEILQRSDRPQKLSVPETQPHLEDWIQAIKTRKQCHADIEIGHRSNTLCILVNIARDLGKVGEILKWNPKKEQFENCDEGNAMLSRPRRKGYELPV; encoded by the coding sequence ATGAAAAGGCGTAGTTTTTTAAAATTAGCGGTCGGGGCCCCATTAATTGTTAAATCCTCTGTGATAAGAGCCCAGGGTATTCCTCCTTCAGAACAGGTAATTATTGGTGTTATAGGTATTGGTGGCCGTTCCCATGAACTCATACATACTCTGTTTAATATTCCTGCTGCACGCATTGTTGCTGCATGCGATTGTTTCAAACCAAGAATTGATTCTGCAATGAGCTCAGTAGGAGAGAAGAATGGCTGGCATGCTTATACAAATCCATTAGAGATGTTAGATAAAGAAAAATTGGACGGTGTTGTGGTCTCTACGACTACACATTCGCGTGCTTGGATTTCTGCTCATGCTATGGTGCGAGGTATGGATGTGTATATGGAAAAACCTATGGCGTTGACTGTAGAGGAAGGGCGGACACTTGTAAAAATGGCACGAAAATATAAACGCGTTACACAAGTGGGGACCCAGCAACGGTCTATCCCTTTGAATAACTGGGCAAGTGACCTTGTGAAAAAGGGTGCTATTGGTAAATTAAAGAAAGTCATATCTGCCAATTTTGTAAGTCCGTTACGCTGGAATGAGAATACACAATATCCGGAGTCCCCCTATACAAATGAGCCATGGTGGGATTTATGGACGAATCAGGCTGTCTTTCGGCCCTATCATGAAGATTTACATCGTGGCTGGGCGAAATGGTGGGATTATGATGGAGGAGGGACCTCTTTTGGCGTTACAGGTTGGGGTGCTCATGCGTATGACCAGATTCAAAGAGGATTAGGAACGGATACAACAGGACCTATGGAGATAATACTTGAAGAACCTGTTAAAGAACTTCCTGCGGGCTTGTTTGAAGAGCGTGAAATTAAACCGGAAGAGACAGGGGCTTCTTATTATCCTATGACCAAAGGGATAGTAGGTCCCCGTGCTAAGGTTCGTATGCGGTATGAAAATGGTGTGGAATTGGAATTGTATTATGATTCGGACAGAGGTCCCGGGTTAGGATGCATTTTTATGGGTGAAAATGGAAGTATTGAAATCAATCGTGATGCTGTTTCATCAAATCCACCTGAAATATTACAACGCTCCGATAGGCCGCAAAAATTATCTGTGCCAGAAACACAGCCACATCTTGAAGATTGGATTCAGGCTATTAAAACACGGAAGCAATGTCATGCAGATATTGAGATTGGACATCGCAGCAATACGCTGTGTATTCTTGTGAACATTGCTCGGGATTTGGGCAAAGTAGGCGAGATATTAAAATGGAACCCAAAGAAAGAGCAGTTCGAAAATTGTGATGAAGGAAATGCTATGCTCTCTCGTCCCCGTCGCAAGGGCTATGAGTTACCTGTATAA